The nucleotide sequence CCGTGAAGATAGCGAAGCACGTTATGCAAGCAGCATTCAGTCCCGAAACGTAGTGTATCTCGTGGAATGCTCGGATCTTCTCGACTCACAGGGGCCACTCCTATGTTCCTTCAAAGAATCTGTGCCCTCGACGACTGCACACACCTGCTCCGACTCCGTCCCGTGCGCGGCTTCAGAGTTTCAGTCGGTACAAATAGCCCATCCCTCACCCCTCCTTCCGCTCAATCAATCCAGGATGCGTCACCTTCACGGTCTTGATCGGGCGCAGCGGTTCCCCTCGCGGCGGTTTGGACACGAGGCCGCGGTCGTCGTACCACATGTTGCGCTCGCCCTTCTGGCGCTTCCTCGTGCGTGGTTTGTTGCCCGTCTGAGGCTTGGCCATCACGCTCCCTCCCCACTCCAAGAGACCATCCGGTAGCGGCCCAAGCGGGCCCTTGTCACCCGCCTCGTCTTGCTTATCACTATCCCGTTCCACTTGCGATGCTCCTACGGTGCGCTCCAAATTTGTTTCCTGTCATAGTTCTCGTAGTCGTAAAAAGCTATAGAAGGTGAGCTGTCAGGGGTTACTCCCAGAACGGCCCGGAGTTCTCCGCGCCCACCGTATTGGTAAACTTTAGATCTTCAGGGGATCACCCGCCGCTAGAATGTCCTGACAATCCCAACATTCCACGTATCCCGACCCCTTACACTCTTGGCATGGTGTTTCTCCACGCCGGCCTGTCGCATCACACGCCTTACAACGAAAATAACCTGGGCATCGACGATGGTACAGAGTTGCTTCGCCTTCAGATTCAGGGCCGTATATGTGCATCATCTCATACCCCAACTTATGCCTCTGGCGGCTTGGCTCCCGCCTCCTCATACAGTCGGTCGGTCTTGGCCGCCATAATGAAGTCGTTACGGTGGAGGCCCCGAATCTTCCGGGTCCACCAGACCACGGTGCACTTGCCCCATTCCACCATCAGTAAGGGATGGTGGCCCTCCGCCTCCGCCACGCCGCCGACTCGGAGGGTGAACTCCAGCGCTGAGGCGAAGTTTTTGAACGGGAACGTGCGTTCTAATTGGGGGATGCCCTCCCGGTCCACCACTTGCCAGTGGAGAAGCTGGGGCAAGAGTATGACCATCTCTTCCTCGGTCACCCTGGGCGCGTCCGCCCGACACGCCACGCACTTCTCCTGGACCAGGCTCACCATCACCTTTCCCTTCCTAGCGTCACTCTCGATGTTAGCACGGGGTCAAAAGCATCGCTTTTTGTGACATTCTATCACACCCCTTTTGTGGCTGGAGCCCTAAGCGTGAAGCGCCCGCACACGCTAGTGCCCTTCTTCGCCTCCAATTCCCG is from Candidatus Methylomirabilota bacterium and encodes:
- a CDS encoding 4a-hydroxytetrahydrobiopterin dehydratase, giving the protein MVSLVQEKCVACRADAPRVTEEEMVILLPQLLHWQVVDREGIPQLERTFPFKNFASALEFTLRVGGVAEAEGHHPLLMVEWGKCTVVWWTRKIRGLHRNDFIMAAKTDRLYEEAGAKPPEA